The genomic interval AGTGATTTGCAAATTTTAATTTGTCTCCATATCGACGAGCATCGATAACCCACTGTGAAAATGTTAAATATTAGGTTTAAAAAGAGATATTCATACAAACATCTTAAAAATGATGGGAAAGGTAAATTgatgaaaactaaaaaaagagCAAAAAATAATAGTGGTTTTTCAAAATCAAGAGTAATAAATTAGAAACTAgttgaataaatataaatttcacACATTTATATTGTACATGTGCTTACTTTAGAACATCTAACTTTAGAATCATGAAATCAAACTAAATAGTGgataaaataatgtttatatCATCTACATGTTAACTAATAACTACAAAATTTTGCATTTGAACACATTTTATCTTGTAATGCTCAAGTGCATAAAAAAAGTGCTAAAATAGGTTTAAATTAAGAGAAAATGTAGTTTATAAAAGGCACTTGCCTTATCATTAAGATCAAAAAGGAACGAATGatttatttgattatatatttttccaCGTTTCTCTGCTTCTTTATGAGTGATTAGTTCACCTGTGTACTCTCCGAGACAAGCATCTTTTTTAATTGGATTCTGAAATACATGTCAATATTAATAAGAATTACATATTTTCAAATAGTCTaaaatacaacaaattatatGCATCTTAACCTTTGCAAAGACTCCCCATCCAACAACATTTGACTTTGCCAAAAGAATCTgacaaatataagaaaattaatgtaagatacttatatatttagaattttattaatgaataaatagaaataattaaataattagttacttaCCCTCTCTTTTTTACCCAAAAGAAGATTCATATTTTCACACTGACCATATCCACCTTCAGGTAGCTCCTTCGATAGTTCTCCGGGTAGCACCCTCGATGAACTATCACTGcaactatataaaaaaatgtcatttaAAACTGTGAAAGATTCAATTGTTCTCCAATCACTTGGAATTGAAATGGTTAATACAACTATAAtgcttttaattaatattattttaacaaataaaaattccCTGAAACTAAGATATTCCTCTAAATtggcaacaacaacaaaaattatgATATACGTATGGATTATTTTAgatgaaattatttaaactttttttttttgtttttaaatcttAATTGTGTTCAATTGTAGTTAGTTTGAGGGATGACAAAACATGACGGATCCGACAGGCTGACCCGCCTAACCAACCAACTCGGCAGCCACAGGTGAGGCGAGCTAGCCCGCCAACTTGTCCTTCTTTATTTTGGCACTTTTAAAGAGGAATCTTATggttttgaaattaaaattggtGGTGATCAATGTTTCATATagaactttttttatattaatttttttatacataattatattcattgaagtattgttgatatttactttgttttgttagacatttaatcttttttttatcagaatattaaagtttgattcAGTTTTTATTGTTCTTCATTACCTTTTTATTGTTCAAAAAGTGAGATCAATACCTACAACTAAGTAAATAGatccaaaacaaaataaatacaaaaaaagaaaaaaaaattaaaaaaaagtggcAGACCAACTCACCTTTTGACGGGATAAGTTTAATTCCAGTATGTATAACCTTGATAAGCCAGCTTATCCCGCCTAGCTTTTGCCAGCCAGTGACAGTCGGGTCAAAATGGGTCAGGTTGATCCATTTTGCCAATGTAATTAGTTGGATTAATGTTTCATatgtttattttgaatttctaataTCATCTGCAttgatgtatatatatatatatatatatatatggtaaaCTCTAAAACATTATGGAGACTTTAAGTTTTGACTCTCGAGAGACACAAAACTTTCGAGAGCATTGATGCTTAAGGATTTTTCATCAAAGTCCTCTTTTCGAATTAATGGGCATGCATAAATAGTTGTCAAATTCTCGTAATAATTTCTACTTAATTGTCAAATTATCACATAACTATAAGTAAATACTTCTTTTACTTATCACTTTATGACTTGTACAGTATTTTTTGTCAATATTTTCAAGCAAACAATTAGACAATTATATCTTTTAACTTCTAAGAAAATAGGAAAGATAAACGAATATGAAATGATACAATTGCTTTTAAAGatacaaataaataagtaattacATTACCTAACCCAACAATTTCGACAAATATCTGGGTCACATTCACGGTTGATTGCATAGCATGGACATTGTCTAGTTCTGCATTGATTCTTAGAACAATAACATCCTCTGTACCGGTTACCGCAAAACTTCGAACACCTAAacgtataaataaaaaaaagtaccaCAGTTCATATTTATAATGGATTTTTCTGCCTTAAGTGAAATCATGTTtctttcattttgatttaaaatggCAAGGAAAACCATATTTGACAATGTATCCAAATTACCTCTGTTAGAGGCCTTAACAAGATTATTAACAAACCAATTCAAATAGACAAACACATCAACATGAGAAATATGAAATATCATACAACTATTGTGTCTACTTCAGTAAGTGAAAATTCACATACCCACAATATTTTTCACAACGAGTATCATCACGATGGCAAGTGCATTCCTTTGTGCACATTCCTTGACAGCTACAAGGAGTATACTGCGCAGTACTTCGTTTTTTCCCATCACCCTTTTTTCTCCATCTAGGTGAGAGCACAACTGATTTTCGAGAATATTTTCCCTTTTTTCTCTGCAACTGTGATCTTGATGGCGTCTCTTCCTCCTACCAAAATAACTCAAAACTAGTACATATACATCCAAGTGCCAAAAGTTCTATGTTTAGAATTATTCTtcctttacttgccttaaaaaatcattaaacaagCACCCTTTTaaacaaatattcaaaaaaatcaatcttttttcttgttttagcAGAAAATTCAATCTTCCACCCCTCCGAAAAACGATCAAGACAACAgaagaaaacataaaaagagaCAAGGAAATTGATGCTAGAAATTCTCACCATGCTCTCTGCATTAGTGTGATCATTGTTATTTGCAATTGAAAGTGGCATGGATCGATGGAGCATTGACTCCTCCTCAGCAAACATGTACCTAGCTACTTCCGAGCAGGTTTTCAATCCAGGAAGTAAGTTACGAGCAATAAGACAGCTGCAAAACGTGAATAGCACCACGTAAACCAAAACTTACAAAAATATCACAATTGAGAAAGTTAGCTACCAATGGATTTCAAATACAACCATTTTAAAAGTTGCTCTATCTGTATATATAACAGTTGGGAGATAATATCCTAAGAATGCATTCAAAACCTTAATAGAAAACATTGAATGCttattacaagaaaagaaaCACTGGTATAGCATAATGCTTGCACAAGAAAGAAGAATATTTTACAAATCTACATGCACAGccataacaataataataaaattgaagatAGTTAACtacattaaagaaaaaaattgaatatactCTCAGAACATGTACAGAAGAATTAGTTTTTCAAGTCCACTATTGTGTTCTTCCACTTCCATGATTACTCTCAACCTTGCATCTTAAGTAATGCAAGTTGAAGCTAAGTTTGATGCCACCATTTTTCCAGCAAAAAACAAATTTCTAGAAGATGAAAGGTAATAACCTAATTACTCAAGATGATCCAAGTGTTTTTTGTGTGAGAAGCTCCATACCTGTTTTTTCCAAACACTTCTACTCCCTTCAAATATAAGTCTCTTTCTAGAGGTTTCCAATCCAGGTTACTTGTTATCTCCTTAGCATGCAGTTCTGTTGAATTGGACAGTTGGATGTCTTTTTGACCTTCCACAACCTCCTTGTCTCGTTCACCATGGTTAGAACTACCAGAAACTGTTATTTTGGAAGTATATTCAACAAGACTTCTACAAGATTCATGATACATTGCGCATTTTCCTTCACTGCCAACATCCAAATTCAGTTCCTTGTTGTGATTATCAATGTTGATGACCGTATCATCTAAGATTGTCTTCAGCTTATTACAAGAATCCAGAGACTCTTTAGGAGGCAATGTTGAGTTCTCTTTTGTTGGATTAACACTTTTGGCTTTAGAGGAACCTTCAGCTGAACTTTCTAATGAAAGCCTCACATCCTTTAACTGCGACAAAATAAAATCGAGACCAATTCACAACCTTAAACGAATTGGAAAGCATTTATCATTGAAGAAATGGTGCCAATACAAGTCAACAAGTCACTCATAATATTGAGGTGTCATAATTGTGTATGGTAAAACTGTTTTGAATAAAATACCAATAGgaaaaaagatatatttttgaaatagaaaccaagaaAAAGTTTTACATTTATATTCTTCCATAGCACTAACATGAAAATACAAATGATTAGATATCTCAGACAACGAAAAAGAAGAATACCAGAAGGGCACATTGATCACTACATGGTTGTCTGTCATCACCTTCATTTTCAGACCAAACTTGTTGCTTTTCTGTCTGTGAAGTAAATCATCAAATTGGTTTATTTGCTGGAGTTGGTAACAGATCAAATTGAAAAGAACATGAAGAGTTATTCCTTACAGGATATATTAAAGGTTGAGAAGTGCCATGCAAAGAACAATTAAAGATCTGCTCAAGAAAATTACAAGACCATAGATAGACAAAAAAGTTCATCACATTAGACACCATGCTAATGACAAGAATGTTAAAAGGATAACGTTTAAGAATTTACCAAGCATTGACGACAAAAAAGGTTATCGAAAGACCCTAAACTAGCACTCAACCCTTTCTCCAAACATATACCAAGATGAGATTCGCATCCACTACAGTGACAATCTTTAGAAAGCTTGTTTAGACTTTCCATTTCAATTTCCTTGAGTTTTTCAAACCTCTCCTGTATATTTTGATGAAAAAAACACAATACACAAAAATGGTTACTCAAAATATTCTTGGTGCAACATATTTTTACGTAATTAATTAGGATTAAGAATATCAAGCATATAATCATGTTCATAAGTTATTCCAAATTACCTGGATTTGTGAAACAGTTGTGTTAACAAACTCTTTAACGATACTCAGTACGTTTTCAGTTGATCCATATTCATGAAGTGTCTTCCTATATATTCACAAGTCAAAATTTTAACTTTAGAATAGAGAAGCTTcaaacatttgaaaaaaaaaaagataagccATGTAAAATTAGCTCaagtttgatattaaatttaAGGTTTAAATATGTTCTTGCTCTCTGTATAATAACGGGTTTTGATAAAGGTTCCACTAAATTTtttactttactttttttttctctaaaattaaaatcactACTTTTTATCCTAGTATTTATATATGACATAAGTTACTTGTCTATATGTTGAACAACATGTCAAATGAAATGAccttttaaaattatgtatgTGTTGGGCTATAATGTCAAAATATGATACCTTAAAAGACTCTATAacttttgtaaaataaatattatctatctatactaaataaatattaaagattaaaaatataatttaaaattttgaaaggatGAAAAttcaagaattttttttatagaaactaaacaaacaaagaaaattATAGAATCAAAATAATTCTCTAGTTTTATTGtattaaaaacatattcaaATCTAAATTCAAACACTGCATGATGATGATGAAAGTTTCCTCTCCTTAGCATGGAAATCACTGGAAGTTCAATAAGATTTTTTCTGGCAAGAACTTAATATGTGAATTAAAGATGTATTTGGCTGACAATAAAAATTGCTATCAGAAATTCTAACTTagttgtaatttatttttaatttataaacaaacaaaaaacttCTACAAGCAACTACAATTCCATTTTAATTTACCACAGAATTTGGTCTTCAGCCTCAGTGAAGTCATGTTTAACATCTTCAAGATTTACCGTCTCTTCCTCACTGTCACTGCATATAACCATTTCACCTTTATTGATATCACAGTAAATTTGTTGCTTACCAATAACTGATTGATCTTCAGCCATTTTCTCATTTCTGTTTAACatgaaagatttaaaaaaagtcagaaaataaataattgacaTATATAGAAGTTTATATTTGAAGCATGAAGTTTTGACTTGAGTGAATTTTGCATTGTgcattattttttgaaaattgaagtGAAACGCACCTAGGCACATAAACCCAAGATGTATACGAGGGTAGTTTTTCCACGTATGGAATCTCAATGCTTTTTGCCATTGGAAAGTCCTCGTTGCTGATTTCATCGTTATCTGCAATACTCTTCGGGGGACTAATGTGCTTATAGAATGGACTTCGAATTCTTGAAGATAGAATATTGGTATTCTCCTCACTACCCAAACACCCCCTCTCTGATATTACTGATTTAACCTCTGCAAACAAAGGCTCAATATTCTTCCAATGTCTTCTAACTTTTTCCTATCCAAACACAAGTGAGATTAACCACAGGCTAGCAAAAAATGTTtgcaaatgaagaaaataaattgaaataagGAATTATATAAAATTGGCAACCAAAACACTAattgattaaaagaaaaagttgcaGTAAGGTGTggggaaaaaataaaaaatctttcaaCTTCAgtctataattatttaaatctatattaatctcaaattcatatttttgtatttttagtctaataattttaatagataaaaattgaattatcttttaaattttaaaaataaaaaaagttaatataaatcagttgaagttataaaaaattaagttgaGTCAGATCAAGTTTAGTTTGATTGAAATTATTAGTTCAAGTCaaagtatataaaatcaaatccAAGTCAAACTAAATTTGATATGACCAATAGATCGAACTCATATTgagtcttttttttattatcagtcataaaaaatcaataaatagggatggttcaatccttatacaaagaTTTCTTTGTTTTCATCTTACCAAAAAGCACTTACCATACTGACAAAGTCACAAACCCAAAATACATAAAAGACACAAGAGACCAATCTTATACAAGCTAAGGTTGAGTCTCaacaaatcaaattcaaaatggagactttaaatataattttaaaaaattatataaactcaatataatctaatttaaattaaaatgaataaattcaattttatccAATTAAATTGTATTTAGAATTTAGatctaatatattttattggATTTATATTGAATTTCAAAAATTCATTTCATCCATATCAACCCTTATAAGAAAGAATATAATCACAAAGTCTAAAATTCCAtttaaatatcttaatttaaacgttttctctttctctctagGAATATCAAGAACTGACATAATAAACAAGATCTTACTTTAGCTGATTTCCCTTGCTTTGCATGGATTTCATTTGCTGATTGTTTTATCCTGGTCTTCAAGATTCTTCTTGTAGCATATTTTGTTGTCTCTCGAAGTTGTTTCTATCaatgttataaaacaattaaagcTTACACATACTgctattaagataaaaataaagaaaaagcaAAAGCAAAAACTTCATATCTTTtacaaaaaaatagtaaaatttgtCCATTCAAGATCACGGTTGCTTGTgtaaaaaagagaaacaaaaattgaagTTTACTCCTTATGCATTAAAACCAAGGAATGAGTCCTTGATAAAATGAATTATCAATAGCCAAACACAcggataaaaatgaaaaaaaaacccttgaatgtcatttatatttttacataGAAAGAGAAACATATACTTGTTTAATTTCTTCCTTTATTATCCGATATCAGATACAAAATAAGATTATactgtataaattaattttgattcgTCATATAAATCCGATCCAAtaaagtgaaataaaaaaaatagaataacatttagatgaaagaaaaacaagaaaggGGAAAAACACAAAAGTGATGAATGAAAAACATACATCATGATTTGAAGGCGACTTAGTTGTTTTCTTCACCATAGATATTCGTTCGCAAAGATTGGTCGAGAGAAAAAGAGATAGATAATTTCGATTCGTCTCTTCACTTTTTCtctcacatataaaatatgatgtAGCCGCTTacttcatatttatatttaaggATGAAATTTTTCtctcacatataaaatatgatgtAGCCGCTTACTCCCTATTTATATTTAAGGACGAGataaagatatttaaaaaaaatcaaaaataaaaaagaataaacaaaaaataaaatatataattttgttttcaagAATACAAATAAAtgagataaaaattaaaattgtgataCATTGACAACTCACTTTTTTTTCAACACACCCACCGAAGAAtcttaatactattattttaatattttgtacatAATTTACTTacaattatcttttattatatatatatatatatatttatatatatatatatattttaaattgttaccTCAAGAATTATTACAACTCCCTTATCTAAGTATAATTTTTCTACAAATTACGTGTATAATGGATTATGAGTAATATAATAATAGattattatattgatattttatcatagttaaataaatatttaaaataataagtgaagtaaaattatttagtttaaattttaataatttactcttatatattattattttaaaagataactttttatttattaaattttataatattttttattttaatatataatttttttattttattttaaaaaaatattatttacatcaaattatttttagaaatattaatataaaaaaatattttattatatagatCAAATCAACTACAAtcttctattattattatttttaattttccatTCTCTTCCTCTTAATTCAAACAACTATAATTTCtattaattgtttttctttcttttctcagTTTCTCCTTCACCCTAACAGCCATTGTAGATAGACTTTAATGGAAGAATTGATAAAGCTAATAAATTGAACTAAAGATATTATCATAACATTCTAAAATCTGAGTTAGCATTTTATCAATACTGCTTAATTTAAGGTGCCGTTTCATATGGGATTTAATGTTCCTTTTCTTTTACTAATTGCTTGCGTGTTGGGACCACCAATCTCAACGGTAATATTTCTTACCAATTAAgattaatttgtaaataatagacatataaattttatttagttagataattaaaaaaatatctatagTAAACACATTATTAATTAACTtcgttaaaaaatattattaataaaaagtaaatttataatatttttaaaaattgaaaaatgtgTCTTTTTTAAACTTATTAAGTCCTTAATATTTTTCTCCAAATAATACGaattttagtaaataaaaattaataaatttaatttattaaaatatgaaaggtatttattattttattattaaatatttaatattttaaaaaatctagcagttaaatgaatattaaaagaatattttattctttttagcATCTGCAAGTGTAATTTTGATGTAATGTAAAGTAATATTTACATCATAACTGCAAACAAAAATCATGAAAAGTATGATTAGTGTgctatttattaaaaaaattaaaaaaaaatcttatatacctatatataaaaggaTTCTTCACtataactgatttttttttacatacttTTTTCTGATTCTaccattatttaatatatctcatttattgatacaatgaagtattttgtcatttcatttaaattacttaaaatatatatatatatatatatatatatatatatattttaaattaatattaatgtacaaCTTTTATATGACTCTTCACTCTTCTCTTCGTTTCTTATTTTAAGGCAACAAcataaagaaagagagagaggaTACAGATTTCCACACCAAAtctcatataaaataaaataactttcatTTTCAATCACCCTCTGTactctattttttgttttttaaattttgactcatccaaaattattatttatatatgtatgttACATTTCTATCATcataaaaattaagtaaaatagaaaaatgtgATACTAAAATGTGTTTtcactcatatatatatatatataatatgtttatgaaataaaagtgtagatcttttatattttaaaaaataaatatagttcaCAACGACAATGTGGATTATAGTTAAGTTAAAAAACCcaaaaccttttaaaaaaactaataacacGAGATAACTCACaagaatttcttttattatagttttttttaataattttgataataatattttcttatatttctttgtttaagaaaattttatttaacttatttaaaatttattaaagttatttaaaattatttatgaaacaCAAcgaaatatatgaaatattaaaataatattattattgtaacatttacatgtaatttttttaaaaaattacttatgCAAACTGGTCCACAAACATGTGAGCCAGTTATTATGTAAAACAATCCAATAAAATTAACTCacaatttttatgaaaaaaacaactaaaatagAACGCGTCAATTCACTTATTCATCCCtaatattttatgaataaatcaCCACCAGGTaaacattttttgttttcatccgtaaatttatttattttgcaataaatatattaaaaacaattttttagttGGTTGACAGTTTGAAGAATTTTGCACCAATGGGCgacaatatatttattaaatttatttattgaaatatgtataaagattaatttaatatttataataattctttattatatattgacatatattagtttttaaaagagaaaaaatataaatgattgaaaataatttataataatgataataattagaaattaataaactaaaagttaaaattttttaagcgtaaataaataaatatgactTATTCCAGTAAATTTGTAACTTGACTATTTCTAAAAGATAATAAtttctaataatattatattaaaaaataatttggagttaataatttgatatttaataattttttgataGTGTCACTCCATTAAATCTTTCTAAGAAAAGTTGAAATCATCACTTTTGAATTATCTAAAAAAAACTTGGAATTACATTGaacttttctaaaaaataaataatttaaattttaaaaaaatagaataacattatttttttataaatctgaaatataattaatttttaactcttaatataacaactaaaaGAATATCACTATAATAAgatattttatgtattatatgtATCAAATTTATGATATAATACGTTTCATACACATAATATTTAATGTCACTGTtgctgagaaaaaaaataataaaataaaatttaatgtcactgttaaattaaattttatattgattgtattaaattatataattaataatattatatgaag from Phaseolus vulgaris cultivar G19833 chromosome 1, P. vulgaris v2.0, whole genome shotgun sequence carries:
- the LOC137814792 gene encoding histone-lysine N-methyltransferase EZA1-like; this translates as MVKKTTKSPSNHDKQLRETTKYATRRILKTRIKQSANEIHAKQGKSAKEKVRRHWKNIEPLFAEVKSVISERGCLGSEENTNILSSRIRSPFYKHISPPKSIADNDEISNEDFPMAKSIEIPYVEKLPSYTSWVYVPRNEKMAEDQSVIGKQQIYCDINKGEMVICSDSEEETVNLEDVKHDFTEAEDQILWKTLHEYGSTENVLSIVKEFVNTTVSQIQERFEKLKEIEMESLNKLSKDCHCSGCESHLGICLEKGLSASLGSFDNLFCRQCLIFNCSLHGTSQPLIYPTEKQQVWSENEGDDRQPCSDQCALLLKDVRLSLESSAEGSSKAKSVNPTKENSTLPPKESLDSCNKLKTILDDTVINIDNHNKELNLDVGSEGKCAMYHESCRSLVEYTSKITVSGSSNHGERDKEVVEGQKDIQLSNSTELHAKEITSNLDWKPLERDLYLKGVEVFGKNSCLIARNLLPGLKTCSEVARYMFAEEESMLHRSMPLSIANNNDHTNAESMEEETPSRSQLQRKKGKYSRKSVVLSPRWRKKGDGKKRSTAQYTPCSCQGMCTKECTCHRDDTRCEKYCGCSKFCGNRYRGCYCSKNQCRTRQCPCYAINRECDPDICRNCWVSCSDSSSRVLPGELSKELPEGGYGQCENMNLLLGKKERILLAKSNVVGWGVFAKNPIKKDACLGEYTGELITHKEAEKRGKIYNQINHSFLFDLNDKWVIDARRYGDKLKFANHSSKPNCYAKVMFVRGDHRVGIYAKENIKVGEEILYDYFYKKECAPLWARPSNDEASKKHGSVVSQCKTKVNQHKKRTQGRKK